In Ciona intestinalis unplaced genomic scaffold, KH HT000940.1, whole genome shotgun sequence, the genomic stretch TTTACTTTCACCAATGGGTCCTATAAGGTTTAAAGGTTAATAAATCGACAGTGAACATGTGTGGTATGAGCCAATCGTTGAATGTGACTTATGCCTCCTCGGATGCAAGATAAAACCTCTGGGTTTTGCTCTTACTAACATGCTGTACcatgttttcagtttttattcttttgttaCATTACCATTTTATAATCCATTTATACTAAAAAGTTAtgacaataaacaacaaacacaacatagaaacaacataccaTTCCACCAAGCAACGTATCTTGATCATCTGTGAGGataaacacaatatttggTGGTGGGGAAGCTTTCGACATCACCAACTGAGCTTCAATGGTGCATATGCATCCAAATAACGCAATAAATAGAAGTTTAATCATTTTCTATGATAGTAGGTGTTACTGTGGATAAAAAGctgctttttaaaaaagttaaattgaataaataagttaagttggcgctagtaaagaatctcccctccccccaccttatttggtaaccctaacccctaacccctataactaCTAACTCCTATAACCACttaccccctaaccatcaacacctaaccccctaacctagggggttaggtggttagcaaataaggtgggcagaagattcttcactagcgccgttaaattaaataaataaattagcaCAAtcgtataaaaaatgtatataatatatatatatatatataaattttttgcATTACGAATATAcgctgaaaaataaaaatgcaactACTCAAACTCAATTATAATGCGCAGATATTCAAAACAGAGTTAAATACcagaaaaatattgttacataatacatacgataaaataataaatatatttgcaagtttttactacaaaatattttaaaactttttagttCACAATACTCAATACTTTGCCGATATTTTTTGACACTTTCCTTCCattttaattaagtatttACAAACCGTAAGCGATGACCGAGCTCCGTTTAATGCAACTGCCTCAATAGTAACTAGAGTAACTGAACCCTTTCTACACATCTCACTTGTAGTGAAGTAAATCCATTTACCGGTTTTTCCCAATCGATCTCTGCCACCAAACCAACGTGATTGCAACGAATATTAATCCAAATTTTGCACTAAATGAATTctaaaattaacaaatgtaATCATTTTTCATCCAAAAATGGTAAAACAGTGAATAAAACGTATAATTTCTTCATTTAAAAGCGTAACATTAATCGGGGAgctaatttgaaaatttaaagttgatCATGCGTGACTTTCTTATTTACCCACGTGATAAACTCATGTGCTTTTTACGTAACACGTGTAACgtaaatgttatttactttttaattttctatacTCTAAAACGTGAATCTTATTGTGCTCACGCTTTTAAGTATAAATTTAATCGAATCTTTATATGACTATTAGGCAGTACAGCGGTTAAGGTTACGCAAAAagctaaaattatttttataaaaataattttgatttagatcgttttttttatgcagTATATAAAATGGACGAACTAAAACTTAACTGGTTTAGTGAATTGAATTCCTTATGGCCAGGACAATGTATGTCATTGGAGGTAGAAGAAGTTTTATTTCACGAACGCTCAAAGTATCAagatgttttagtttttaaaaggtatcagtatatttatatgtgtgCTACTACAAACTATATTAGAATTTGTCTTTAAAGAGTAAATTACTGTGGTTAAACTTAGAGTGCTTGTGTTTTATTCGAATTTCTTGCTATAGACTTGAGTGAAAAATAGTATAAAGGTACAAAGCACCTTTATCATCGCAGTCAGAAGAcaatttccctttttttaatttcattacTGAAAACCAAACTATACCCGTATTATATTCTTCATTATCATATTAACTTTTCCTCACAGCAAAACTTACGGCAACGTATTAGTCCTCGATGGAGTGATTCAATGCACTGAAAGAGATGAGTTCGCTTACCAGGAGATGATCGCCCATCTTCCTTTGTTCTCTCATCCCAATCCTAAGAATGTGAGattgtttataacattgtGATTATACATCACTTTATTTAGTGCAGAttcgctatgtccacaatatctACTATGTAATAATAGGAGACTAGACGGACATAGGgtacatgcactaattaaagagCCGCATTGTGGTCATTGGTGTATCTCCTAAAAACAGAGAACTGTGATAAGTCATGCTATTacttagggatgcacattacagaattttgaatccgtgagattcgaatccttttgtattcgaatctaattacgggattcggtattctgtttaatgacgtcattacacctcttctcataaactatattaacaatttttgaaagttatttattgtgaaaaaatatatttttgtgtttgtgggactttcgagagtaaacgtttcgtaacgtcttttcatagcctgctatacgtttcatgacgcaaaaactacccaata encodes the following:
- the LOC108950776 gene encoding N-acetylglucosamine-6-sulfatase-like; protein product: MIKLLFIALFGCICTIEAQLVMSKASPPPNIVFILTDDQDTLLGGMDPLVKVKKLLQDEGTTFTNMFTSTPLCCPSRASILTGKLYIVLLFYTSLQ
- the LOC100183230 gene encoding spermidine synthase-like codes for the protein MDELKLNWFSELNSLWPGQCMSLEVEEVLFHERSKYQDVLVFKSKTYGNVLVLDGVIQCTERDEFAYQEMIAHLPLFSHPNPKNVLVIGGGDGGVIREVLKHSSVVSITQCEIDQVIKRKITNQ